The following proteins are encoded in a genomic region of Natrinema sp. HArc-T2:
- a CDS encoding helix-turn-helix transcriptional regulator has translation MSDSVPESTRQTLDRLYEDPENRLTSLFELAPDDEQVDAQLGVFKALANEHRIRILEALKEGELCACELQVVLDAPQSTVASHLRELKDAGLVKTRRQGKWTYYRIGDTAALQLLEIAHALAEGE, from the coding sequence ATGAGTGACTCAGTACCCGAATCGACGCGGCAGACGCTGGATCGACTTTACGAGGACCCCGAAAACCGACTGACGTCGCTGTTCGAACTCGCACCGGACGACGAACAGGTGGACGCACAGCTTGGTGTGTTCAAAGCGCTGGCAAACGAACACCGGATCCGGATCCTCGAGGCGCTCAAAGAAGGCGAACTGTGTGCGTGTGAGTTACAAGTCGTCCTCGACGCGCCCCAGTCGACGGTGGCGAGTCATTTGCGAGAGCTCAAAGACGCAGGGCTGGTCAAGACGCGACGCCAAGGCAAGTGGACCTACTACCGGATCGGCGACACCGCTGCACTGCAGTTACTCGAGATTGCACACGCGCTCGCTGAGGGAGAATAA
- a CDS encoding RNA-guided endonuclease InsQ/TnpB family protein: MAVKATRTYVGSIQNQQQVCDGLDSLGDSASKIWNVARWTADRIWDEAGEIPDEGTLKAYMKNQSCWKDLNAQSSQKVIEELSDAFQSWFDLRHKFDEANPPGYRKYGDTRPKSTVTFKADGFKHDPEHDRVRLSKGKNLKEHWSDFLLCEYQTRPDVDLSEVNKVQNVRAVWNGDEWELRFVCKVELETNDSAGNEVAGIDLGIKNIATVAFPDEYILYPGNSLKQDKHYFTRAEYDTEGENGPSEKSMRARRKLTDRETHFYHTLTDTIITECVERGVGTLAVSWPEDVRESDWGKTGNKKLHSWAFDRIYQYLAYKGEIRGVEVLKENEWDTSKTCSRCGDDTRSNRVERGLYVCSSCVLVGNADCNGAENMRQKITPSPHGEDRSNGCVAQPSVHLFDRESGTFQTREQVVS; the protein is encoded by the coding sequence ATGGCGGTTAAGGCCACTCGAACCTATGTTGGTTCCATCCAGAACCAGCAACAGGTCTGCGATGGCCTCGATTCGCTCGGTGATTCCGCCTCGAAAATCTGGAACGTCGCACGCTGGACAGCAGACCGCATCTGGGATGAAGCTGGCGAAATACCAGACGAAGGAACGCTCAAAGCGTACATGAAGAACCAGTCGTGCTGGAAAGACCTGAACGCACAATCCAGTCAGAAAGTCATCGAAGAACTTTCCGACGCTTTCCAGTCATGGTTCGACCTGCGACACAAGTTTGACGAGGCGAATCCTCCCGGCTACCGTAAATACGGCGACACTCGACCCAAGAGTACGGTCACGTTCAAAGCAGACGGCTTCAAACACGACCCCGAACACGACCGCGTCCGACTCTCAAAGGGCAAGAACCTGAAAGAACACTGGTCGGACTTCCTGCTCTGCGAGTACCAGACCCGCCCCGACGTTGACCTTTCAGAAGTCAACAAGGTGCAGAACGTGCGAGCCGTCTGGAATGGCGACGAGTGGGAACTGCGCTTCGTCTGCAAAGTCGAACTCGAAACCAACGACTCAGCAGGCAACGAAGTGGCCGGTATCGATCTCGGTATCAAGAACATCGCCACAGTCGCATTCCCCGACGAGTACATCCTGTACCCCGGCAACTCGCTCAAACAGGACAAGCACTACTTCACCCGAGCAGAGTACGACACTGAGGGTGAGAACGGCCCCTCGGAGAAGTCGATGCGGGCACGCAGGAAACTCACAGACCGTGAAACACACTTCTACCACACGCTTACGGACACGATCATCACGGAGTGTGTCGAACGCGGTGTTGGTACGCTCGCGGTGAGCTGGCCTGAAGACGTGCGCGAGTCCGACTGGGGCAAGACGGGAAACAAAAAGTTGCACTCGTGGGCGTTTGACCGTATCTACCAGTACCTCGCGTACAAGGGGGAGATTCGTGGCGTTGAGGTGCTGAAAGAGAACGAGTGGGACACCTCGAAGACGTGTTCACGGTGTGGTGACGACACGAGGTCAAACCGCGTGGAACGGGGCTTGTATGTCTGTTCATCGTGTGTATTGGTCGGGAACGCCGATTGTAACGGGGCGGAGAATATGCGCCAGAAGATAACTCCGAGTCCTCACGGTGAGGATAGGAGTAACGGCTGTGTGGCACAGCCATCGGTACACCTGTTCGACCGCGAGAGCGGGACGTTTCAGACGAGAGAACAGGTCGTGTCGTAG
- a CDS encoding VOC family protein — protein MLTGLSWLALEVKYLEPARAFYEETLGLSVHEREDDELVATAGETDLVLRRPSGLPRGGLHTHYAFSIPAVEYDDWWNRLSESHDLEEAQFGPARSLYLYDPDGNCVELGQQDVAGPGIDGIFEVVLEVEDLDRSRDFYEDLGFETVDEGDDRTRVRLHGPMALELWEPHLGLADARGGVHVDLGFETDEPKAALETVHDRVQVVDREADDEVVVRDPDGHVLTFLAP, from the coding sequence ATGCTAACGGGGCTTTCCTGGCTGGCACTCGAGGTCAAATATCTCGAGCCGGCGCGGGCGTTCTACGAAGAGACACTGGGACTGTCCGTCCACGAGCGCGAGGACGACGAACTCGTTGCCACAGCTGGCGAGACCGACCTCGTGCTTCGACGACCGAGCGGACTCCCCCGGGGTGGTCTCCATACTCACTACGCGTTCTCGATCCCCGCGGTCGAGTACGACGACTGGTGGAATCGCCTCTCTGAGAGCCATGATCTCGAGGAGGCGCAGTTCGGCCCCGCGCGGTCGCTGTACCTGTACGACCCGGACGGCAACTGCGTCGAACTCGGCCAGCAGGACGTGGCCGGTCCCGGCATCGATGGGATCTTCGAGGTCGTCCTCGAGGTCGAAGACCTCGATCGTTCGCGTGACTTCTACGAGGACCTGGGATTCGAGACCGTCGACGAGGGCGACGACCGCACGCGGGTGCGACTCCACGGGCCGATGGCGCTCGAACTCTGGGAACCCCATCTGGGACTCGCCGACGCCCGCGGCGGCGTCCACGTCGACCTCGGGTTCGAGACGGATGAGCCGAAGGCGGCGCTCGAGACAGTCCATGATCGCGTTCAGGTAGTCGATCGAGAGGCCGACGACGAGGTCGTCGTTCGCGATCCGGACGGTCACGTCCTGACGTTCCTCGCGCCGTGA
- a CDS encoding arylsulfotransferase family protein, whose product MVRSTVAAATDRLTRNHVRIVFLTILIACAAGIVFSAAGESASERTDAPADAPPTDNHTVITQSGRAGNILAYAPNGSRIYANYTHTKYYDVDPVENESMTVEYAATDTLYADSSRCQDPPCARNVIERANLSTGEVTEVYAQYVYRETAGEWHDADRLDDRHIVVADIAADQVFMVDTETGMIEWTWDAQSDFPVEGGGSYPGNWVHLNDVEVLADGRVMASLRNQDQVVFIEPETGLVDDWTLGAEDEYAILNEQHNPDYIPESRGGPAVVVADSENGRVQEFQRDNGDWNRSWVWSDDRMQWPRDADRLPNGNTLVTDTGGERVLEVNQSGDIVWQLEVPHPYDAERLETGDESTGGQSAAVLGLESQTSGADDGGRQNIDLGVFDPIVDRARSLVPSHVVTFVVYASPSWLGPSALGPVTVGLATALLWGCAELRWALRARGIRLRWPVYKEK is encoded by the coding sequence ATGGTTCGATCGACAGTCGCGGCAGCAACTGACCGACTCACTCGAAACCACGTTCGGATCGTTTTCCTCACGATACTCATCGCGTGCGCTGCGGGAATCGTCTTCAGCGCAGCTGGCGAGTCTGCGAGCGAACGGACGGATGCACCCGCTGACGCGCCCCCAACCGATAACCACACCGTCATCACGCAGTCGGGACGGGCCGGTAACATCCTCGCGTACGCGCCCAACGGAAGCCGAATCTACGCCAACTATACGCACACGAAGTACTACGACGTCGATCCCGTCGAAAACGAGTCGATGACCGTCGAGTACGCCGCGACGGACACGCTGTATGCCGACAGCTCTCGCTGTCAGGACCCGCCCTGTGCGCGCAACGTCATCGAACGGGCGAACCTCTCGACAGGCGAGGTGACCGAGGTCTACGCCCAGTACGTCTACCGGGAAACCGCCGGCGAGTGGCACGACGCCGACCGGCTCGACGACCGGCATATCGTCGTCGCCGACATCGCCGCCGATCAGGTGTTCATGGTCGACACTGAGACAGGGATGATCGAGTGGACTTGGGATGCCCAGAGTGACTTTCCCGTTGAGGGTGGCGGCTCCTACCCGGGCAACTGGGTCCACCTCAACGACGTCGAGGTCCTTGCAGACGGGCGCGTGATGGCCAGTCTCCGCAACCAGGATCAGGTCGTCTTCATCGAGCCCGAGACTGGGCTGGTCGACGACTGGACGCTCGGTGCGGAAGACGAGTACGCGATTCTCAACGAGCAGCACAATCCGGACTATATCCCCGAGTCGCGTGGCGGCCCTGCTGTCGTCGTCGCGGACTCGGAAAACGGTCGCGTCCAGGAATTTCAGCGCGACAACGGAGATTGGAACCGGAGCTGGGTCTGGTCCGACGACCGGATGCAGTGGCCCCGCGACGCCGACCGGCTGCCCAACGGCAACACGCTCGTCACCGATACCGGTGGCGAGCGTGTCCTCGAGGTCAACCAGAGCGGCGACATCGTCTGGCAACTCGAGGTGCCCCACCCCTACGATGCCGAACGCCTCGAGACCGGCGACGAGAGCACCGGTGGACAGAGCGCAGCGGTGCTCGGACTCGAGTCGCAGACGAGCGGCGCTGACGACGGAGGGAGGCAGAACATCGATCTCGGCGTCTTCGATCCGATCGTCGATCGGGCCCGGTCGCTCGTTCCGTCTCACGTCGTCACGTTCGTCGTCTACGCCAGCCCGTCGTGGCTGGGGCCGTCCGCCCTCGGACCGGTGACCGTCGGCCTTGCGACGGCGCTGCTCTGGGGATGCGCCGAACTCAGATGGGCGCTCCGCGCGCGCGGAATCCGGCTTCGTTGGCCCGTATACAAGGAGAAATAG